From the Girardinichthys multiradiatus isolate DD_20200921_A chromosome 22, DD_fGirMul_XY1, whole genome shotgun sequence genome, one window contains:
- the LOC124859617 gene encoding extensin-like, which produces MAKTTNPKHSQPTRNHPAHEQTPPQYEAEKPDASAELSDARPAAPTPEGQSCRTQDHRPNTTARHTAEDEMQHRTPKAKAAHKAAHEAHTAQMRPHQTRKKRKPPVKVHPYEKKTHSIQILEHARQPYPCQKQPRKKTHPEAHKRPTPASSHTRTMQTPPNPLPQAEKGLASVTGTKTRNRKPSRNHPRPNDAHNHPRPTTNPHPRRKPTPTPTFKQLPENIRHCTPRLTPHYPLAQTLCPTSRMCSLKEGAPAMRWDLPASSGGPYARRYTKCPRARAGRPGMHQPKTPATYPRGPKTPKAQPGPQSGGRYAPGTPSPQAHPGAARPPGQ; this is translated from the exons ATGGCGAAGACCACTAATCCCAAGCACTCACAACCCACCAGGAACCATCCAGCACACGAGCAAACCCCACCCCAGTACGAGGCCGAGAAGCCCGACGCAAGCGCAGAGCTCAGCGATGCCCGCCCTGCCGCACCCACGCCCGAAGGTCAGAGCTGCCGCACACAGGACCACCGCCCCAACACCACAGCACGCCATACAGCGGAGGACGAAATGCAGCACAGAACACCCAAAGCAAAAGCTGCACACAAAGCTGCACACGAAGCTCACACTGCGCAAATGCGCCCCCACCAGACCCGCAAAAAAAGAAAGCCCCCCGTGAAAGTACACCCCTACGAAAAGaagacccacagcatccagATCCTAGAACATGCCCGACAACCATACCCCTGCCAGAAGCAGCCCCGCAAGAAGACCCACCCCGAGGCCCACAAAAG ACCAACCCCGGCCAGCTCGCACACTCgaaccatgcagacccctccgaACCCCCTCCCCCAGGCAGAAAAGGGACTGGCATCAGTAACCGGAACCAAGACAAGGAACCGGAAACCGAGCCGGAACCACCCAAGACCAAACGACGCCCACAACCATCCAAGGCCAACCACCAATCCCCACCCCAGAAGGaaacctacacccaccccaacattcaAACAACTCCCAGAGAACATAAGACATTGCACACCCAGGTTGACCCCGCACTACCCCCTCGCGCAGACCCTCTGCCCCACCAGCAGAATGTGCTCCTTGAAGGAaggagcacctgcaatgagatgggaCCTTCCCGCCAGTTCGGGAGGCCCTTATGCCCGCCGATACACCAAATGTCCCCGAGCCAGGGCCGGGCGCCCAGGAATGCACCAGCCCAAAACCCCGGCGACATACCCGCGAGGACCCAAGACTCCCAAGGCCCAGCCAGGACCCCAGTCCGGGGGGCGATACGCCCCAGGAACTCCGAGCCCCCAAGCCCACCCAGGAGCAGCACGGCCACCAGGCCAGTGA